From the genome of Candidatus Electrothrix communis, one region includes:
- a CDS encoding glycosyltransferase family 9 protein, with protein sequence MLLNNKRILIIKPSSLGDIVHTLPVAHAIKRCFPNCFIGWIAQQPFAPLLQADDSIDAVHPIQIPSTSDPQAGRWALPKAFKATINTLQKLHREFQQKPYDLILDLHASFRSGLLGRTNPGGRRVGFSRAKELNTFFQEHLIDIPKTTEHAQDKNLLFCTYLGIRAADEDFHLCTGEKDRRALQQFLQSYRVTDTSPLIYANPAARWQTKFWPIEHWAALTDKLHQQGLPVVFGGSPQDTEYITSIARLMKTDPIIAADRLTLPQSAALIQHASLYIGLDSGPMHIAALAHTPVVALFGPTHPNRVGPYSTEGSEHRIVQADELDCLECRKRSCSHLSCMRKISPEMVYEAAIAFLHLRLTPGGAHPKCSRTAEQTPMTYHEG encoded by the coding sequence ATGTTGCTAAACAATAAACGCATCCTGATTATTAAACCCAGCTCGTTGGGGGACATCGTGCATACCCTGCCGGTTGCCCATGCCATTAAACGTTGCTTTCCTAACTGCTTTATCGGCTGGATTGCTCAACAACCCTTTGCTCCTTTATTACAAGCAGATGACAGCATTGATGCCGTCCACCCTATTCAAATTCCTTCTACCAGCGACCCTCAGGCAGGTCGCTGGGCATTGCCCAAGGCCTTCAAGGCAACAATCAATACCCTACAAAAATTACACAGAGAATTTCAGCAGAAGCCGTATGATCTGATCCTTGACCTGCATGCCTCTTTTCGCAGCGGCCTGCTGGGGCGCACCAACCCTGGCGGTCGACGAGTGGGCTTTAGCCGGGCCAAGGAGCTGAATACCTTTTTTCAGGAACATCTCATCGATATTCCCAAGACAACAGAGCATGCTCAGGATAAAAATCTGCTCTTCTGCACCTATCTGGGGATCAGAGCGGCAGATGAAGATTTTCATCTCTGCACCGGAGAAAAAGATCGCCGGGCTCTGCAACAATTCCTTCAGTCGTACAGGGTTACTGATACCTCTCCCCTTATTTATGCCAATCCTGCAGCACGTTGGCAGACCAAATTCTGGCCGATTGAGCACTGGGCCGCTCTCACTGATAAACTGCATCAACAAGGTCTACCGGTGGTATTCGGCGGCAGCCCCCAGGACACGGAATATATCACCTCCATCGCTCGATTGATGAAGACTGATCCGATCATTGCAGCCGATCGCCTCACACTTCCCCAGTCAGCTGCTCTGATTCAGCATGCCTCTCTCTATATCGGTCTTGATTCCGGCCCCATGCACATAGCAGCCTTGGCTCATACCCCTGTGGTGGCCCTGTTCGGCCCTACCCATCCAAATAGAGTTGGCCCCTATAGCACAGAAGGAAGCGAACATCGCATTGTCCAGGCAGACGAGCTTGACTGCCTTGAATGCAGAAAGCGCAGCTGCTCACATCTCTCCTGTATGCGAAAGATCTCCCCGGAAATGGTCTACGAAGCAGCTATCGCCTTTTTGCACTTACGTCTCACCCCTGGGGGAGCGCATCCAAAGTGCAGCAGAACCGCAGAACAAACTCCCATGACATACCATGAAGGTTAG
- a CDS encoding O-antigen ligase family protein: protein MNPTPEQKSPHSFRDRVGQVNSLLPAMLAFAVPLSTSAVSVLAILILLLWLIEGRFIEKGVEIFSHPVTVAVLAFLTLLCLGLLWTDNLATGIEALKDQWKLALLPVFLTAVAYRHRSLYLYAFLGGMTLAMGITFLARFGLVHYADVSPTHLTPKTFHVIYNPLLAFAIYLALHESIWGEARQKPVVRRILLPLAGLMTVNMFMTEGRTGQAVFLVLMGLFLFQIFAKNRLKATIAVFLLLPAICILGYLYSPTFQQRVNTAQQEIKDFKKNPDTSVGMRLLFFQNSLEIIRHHPWLGVGTGDFPSAYAEVNRKRSPASIATDNPHNQYVLVSAMLGLTGILFFLLIFIIMFVQAKLLPDDYRRIRIALPLFFLVIMLAESYLTVYQTAFFFVVMTAALYKEKPDQRLQKFLTGEERKKCWLILSYRANIPGSACSQHIDDRLPFFQEQGIEPVLLSGPVGKPSERWIHYRTLSLAPSGIRFELRHFLRRHLHKRWQFKLVETLCMVPIFPFYLLEKIIINMESEWSWCFLASVRGFLLCRQLRPEVVYSTGGSASAHIAALLIKRWTGCTWIAETQDPLVHDQGWRRGKRVLRVYKTLEKKICQHADAFVFLVHAAMQHCSSRTEGQCRGAVVYPGSIPDLFQQQFTKGARCHFAHFGSLAGTRNLVIFFQALHQILIRHTGNDGLRDKVRIDVYGSFDEDSEREMERLELSDLVIRHGTVSRQKALTAMQQTDCLLVIQNIIYFSCETIPSKVYEYLLTGRPIIGLVYKNEELDNMLTEHGHQAVPADNVQAIAEAVKKILDDFMQEEHNGNRRAMTEKMTEKNSGSLPTVADAVQKLIGLAEGT from the coding sequence ATGAACCCGACACCCGAACAGAAAAGCCCCCACTCCTTCCGAGACCGAGTCGGCCAGGTCAACAGCCTGCTGCCAGCCATGCTGGCCTTTGCTGTGCCCCTGTCCACCTCAGCGGTTTCTGTGCTGGCCATCCTGATTCTCCTGCTCTGGCTGATTGAGGGCAGATTCATAGAAAAGGGTGTTGAGATCTTTTCTCACCCGGTTACTGTTGCCGTTCTTGCCTTCCTGACCCTGCTCTGCCTGGGACTCCTCTGGACTGATAACTTGGCCACAGGAATCGAGGCGCTGAAAGATCAATGGAAGCTCGCCTTGCTGCCTGTTTTTCTGACCGCCGTAGCGTATCGGCATCGCTCGCTCTATCTCTATGCCTTTCTGGGGGGAATGACGCTGGCTATGGGCATCACCTTCCTGGCCCGGTTCGGCCTAGTTCATTATGCCGATGTCAGTCCGACCCACCTGACCCCGAAGACCTTTCACGTTATCTATAACCCTCTCCTGGCCTTTGCCATCTACCTGGCCTTGCATGAGTCAATCTGGGGCGAAGCTCGCCAAAAGCCTGTTGTTCGACGTATCCTGCTTCCCCTTGCCGGGCTGATGACGGTGAATATGTTTATGACCGAGGGGAGGACCGGACAAGCTGTTTTTCTTGTCCTTATGGGCCTGTTCTTATTTCAGATCTTTGCCAAGAATCGGCTCAAGGCAACAATAGCGGTCTTCCTGCTCCTGCCCGCAATCTGCATATTGGGCTACCTGTACAGTCCGACTTTCCAACAACGAGTCAATACAGCCCAGCAGGAAATAAAAGATTTCAAAAAAAATCCTGACACCTCGGTGGGCATGCGGCTGCTGTTCTTCCAAAATTCTCTTGAAATCATCCGCCATCATCCCTGGCTCGGGGTGGGAACCGGGGATTTCCCATCTGCCTATGCCGAGGTCAACCGCAAAAGGAGCCCAGCCAGCATCGCAACAGATAATCCGCATAATCAGTATGTACTGGTCAGTGCCATGCTCGGCCTAACAGGCATCCTTTTCTTTTTGCTGATCTTCATTATCATGTTCGTGCAGGCAAAACTGCTCCCGGATGACTACCGACGAATCCGCATAGCCCTCCCCCTCTTTTTCCTGGTTATTATGCTGGCGGAATCCTATCTTACGGTCTATCAAACAGCCTTTTTCTTTGTCGTCATGACAGCAGCCCTGTATAAGGAAAAACCGGACCAACGTCTCCAGAAATTTCTTACCGGAGAAGAGCGCAAAAAATGCTGGTTAATCCTTTCCTATCGAGCCAATATTCCGGGTTCGGCCTGTTCTCAGCATATTGACGATCGGCTCCCCTTTTTTCAGGAGCAAGGGATAGAGCCGGTACTGCTCAGCGGCCCGGTTGGCAAGCCTTCAGAGAGATGGATACATTACAGAACCCTGAGCCTTGCCCCCTCGGGAATCCGTTTTGAACTGCGTCATTTCCTCCGAAGACATCTCCATAAACGTTGGCAGTTCAAGCTGGTTGAGACTCTCTGCATGGTGCCGATTTTTCCTTTTTACCTCCTGGAAAAAATTATCATCAACATGGAGAGCGAATGGTCGTGGTGTTTTCTCGCCTCCGTGCGTGGATTCCTGCTCTGTCGTCAGCTGCGCCCAGAGGTTGTGTACTCCACCGGAGGTTCTGCTTCGGCCCATATTGCCGCCCTCCTGATAAAACGCTGGACCGGTTGCACCTGGATCGCTGAAACCCAGGACCCCCTGGTGCATGATCAGGGCTGGCGGCGAGGAAAGAGGGTTTTGCGGGTGTACAAGACCCTTGAAAAAAAGATATGCCAGCATGCGGACGCCTTTGTCTTTCTCGTCCACGCGGCGATGCAACATTGCAGCAGCAGGACCGAAGGGCAATGCCGGGGTGCTGTTGTCTATCCCGGTTCAATACCGGACCTTTTTCAGCAGCAATTTACCAAAGGAGCGCGTTGTCATTTTGCTCATTTCGGTTCTTTGGCCGGAACCCGTAATCTGGTGATTTTTTTTCAGGCCCTGCACCAAATTCTGATTCGTCATACAGGCAATGACGGTTTACGGGATAAGGTACGGATCGATGTGTACGGCTCTTTTGACGAAGACTCCGAACGTGAAATGGAGCGACTTGAACTCAGCGATCTGGTCATTCGCCATGGAACCGTATCACGACAGAAGGCCCTGACAGCCATGCAGCAGACCGATTGTCTGCTGGTCATACAAAATATCATCTATTTCTCCTGCGAGACCATTCCCTCCAAGGTCTACGAATACCTCCTGACCGGACGCCCGATTATCGGTCTGGTATATAAGAACGAGGAACTGGACAACATGCTCACAGAACATGGTCATCAGGCTGTGCCAGCCGATAATGTTCAGGCTATTGCCGAGGCTGTTAAAAAAATTCTGGATGATTTTATGCAGGAGGAACACAACGGGAATCGTCGGGCAATGACAGAAAAAATGACAGAAAAAAACTCCGGCAGCCTGCCGACCGTTGCGGATGCAGTGCAAAAACTCATCGGATTAGCTGAAGGGACTTGA
- the msbA gene encoding lipid A export permease/ATP-binding protein MsbA, producing MTNKTILTRLYKVMQPYRKKLLISMLAMIIVAGFNAAQAYMVKPLLDEIFYEKNEEWLILLPVALLVIFLIKGIFYFIYSYLLEWIGQCVIKDLRNSIYAHINDLSMGFFHKNSTGELISRIMNDVSMLQGSVSHALIHLLRDFFTVCGLLGVIFYMDWRLAFVSLIFIPMAAIPIVVFGKKFRRISTSYQQGMGEASDFLNETIRGARIVKAFCMEEQEKKLFGKKMQYLFDTLMAETKFRSLSHPLIEFLGGIGMALIIWFGGMQVLGGNSTPGTFMAFLTALVMLYEPVKGVSKINSTIQSGMAAAIRIFNLLDIEPEIKEKQNSTILPGFHNAIAFDNVTFSYNKEEPVLRDIQLKVSQGEILAVVGPSGGGKSTLASLIPRFHDVTQGAVRIDGHDIQDLTLHSLRTQIALVTQQTILFNDTVGNNIGYGSPNCTEEDIRQAAEAAFALEFIEALPKGFDTVIGESGTRLSGGQCQRVSIARAILKDAPILVLDEATSALDTESERKVQKALDNLMKNRTTIVIAHRLSTIKNADRIIVMQNGRLVEEGTHESLLEQHGVYEGLYTMQYADR from the coding sequence ATGACAAATAAAACTATCCTCACCCGCCTGTACAAGGTCATGCAACCGTACAGGAAAAAACTCCTTATTTCTATGCTGGCAATGATTATTGTTGCTGGCTTCAATGCGGCCCAGGCCTACATGGTCAAACCGCTCCTTGATGAAATATTTTACGAAAAAAACGAAGAATGGCTGATCCTCCTGCCGGTTGCTTTGCTGGTTATTTTTCTGATCAAGGGAATTTTTTATTTTATCTATTCCTACCTGCTTGAATGGATCGGACAATGCGTGATCAAAGACCTGCGCAACAGTATCTATGCCCATATCAACGACCTGTCCATGGGGTTCTTTCACAAAAACTCCACTGGCGAGCTGATATCCAGGATCATGAACGATGTCAGCATGCTCCAAGGATCTGTCTCCCATGCCCTGATTCATCTACTGCGGGATTTCTTTACTGTCTGCGGCCTGCTCGGTGTTATTTTTTATATGGACTGGCGACTGGCCTTTGTCTCTCTGATCTTCATTCCTATGGCTGCGATTCCTATCGTGGTTTTCGGCAAAAAATTTCGCCGGATCAGCACCAGCTATCAGCAGGGCATGGGCGAAGCCAGCGACTTTCTTAACGAGACCATTCGAGGTGCCCGAATTGTCAAGGCCTTCTGCATGGAAGAACAGGAAAAAAAGCTCTTTGGGAAAAAAATGCAGTACCTCTTTGACACCCTCATGGCGGAAACCAAATTCCGCAGCCTTTCTCATCCCCTGATTGAGTTTCTTGGCGGAATCGGCATGGCCCTGATTATCTGGTTCGGAGGCATGCAGGTACTTGGCGGCAATTCAACGCCAGGCACCTTTATGGCCTTCTTGACCGCATTGGTTATGCTATATGAGCCGGTCAAGGGCGTGAGCAAAATCAACTCAACGATTCAGTCCGGCATGGCCGCAGCCATCCGTATCTTCAACCTGCTCGATATCGAACCCGAAATCAAGGAAAAACAAAACAGTACGATACTGCCCGGTTTCCATAATGCCATTGCGTTTGACAATGTCACCTTTTCCTATAATAAGGAAGAACCCGTGCTGCGGGATATCCAGCTCAAGGTTTCCCAAGGAGAAATCCTCGCAGTTGTCGGCCCTTCCGGTGGTGGCAAGTCGACCTTGGCCAGTCTCATCCCCCGCTTTCACGATGTCACTCAAGGGGCGGTGCGCATTGACGGACATGATATTCAGGACCTGACCCTCCATTCCTTGAGGACCCAAATCGCACTGGTAACACAGCAGACCATCCTGTTCAACGATACAGTGGGCAATAACATCGGCTACGGCAGCCCGAACTGCACGGAGGAGGATATCCGACAAGCAGCTGAGGCCGCCTTTGCCTTGGAATTTATCGAGGCCCTGCCCAAAGGTTTTGACACTGTGATCGGTGAATCAGGAACCCGCCTTTCCGGGGGCCAATGCCAGCGGGTGTCCATTGCCCGGGCTATCCTCAAAGATGCCCCGATCCTGGTGTTGGATGAAGCCACCTCAGCCTTAGACACCGAATCAGAGCGCAAGGTCCAAAAGGCTCTGGATAACCTGATGAAGAACCGAACCACTATTGTCATTGCTCATCGCCTCTCCACTATCAAGAATGCCGATCGAATCATTGTTATGCAGAACGGCCGCCTAGTGGAAGAGGGTACCCATGAAAGCCTCCTGGAGCAACATGGTGTCTATGAAGGCCTATACACCATGCAGTATGCCGACAGATAG
- a CDS encoding protein-L-isoaspartate(D-aspartate) O-methyltransferase, with the protein MSARVFSDFSIHRQRMMDTLIERGIQDSATLRAMTEVPRHQFVEDAMQARSYGDFPLPIGSNQTISQPFVVARMTQALQLKGHERVLEIGTGSGYQAAVLSRLCKRVYTVERIHSLLGRARKVFDQLHYYNIISCIDDGTVGWPDQAPFDAVVVTAGGPKIPEPLIEQLADKGRIVMPVGTQEEQELQLLEKRNRKIRIQSIGHVRFVNLIGEHGWRE; encoded by the coding sequence GTGAGTGCAAGGGTTTTTTCGGATTTTTCCATTCACCGGCAGCGAATGATGGACACGCTTATTGAGCGTGGTATTCAGGATTCTGCGACCCTGCGTGCCATGACCGAAGTGCCTCGGCATCAGTTTGTTGAAGATGCCATGCAGGCCAGATCCTACGGGGATTTCCCCCTGCCTATCGGTTCTAATCAGACTATTTCACAGCCTTTTGTTGTTGCCAGGATGACCCAGGCTCTTCAGCTTAAGGGTCACGAGCGGGTGCTGGAAATCGGTACAGGGTCCGGTTATCAGGCCGCAGTGCTTTCTCGTCTCTGTAAACGGGTGTACACGGTTGAGCGTATCCATTCCCTGCTGGGGCGTGCGCGCAAGGTCTTTGATCAATTGCATTATTATAATATTATTTCCTGTATAGATGACGGTACCGTCGGCTGGCCCGATCAGGCCCCTTTTGATGCAGTCGTGGTAACGGCTGGTGGTCCGAAAATCCCCGAGCCCCTGATAGAGCAGTTGGCAGATAAAGGGAGAATAGTTATGCCGGTGGGAACGCAGGAAGAGCAGGAATTGCAACTTCTGGAGAAGCGCAACAGGAAAATTCGGATTCAATCTATCGGGCATGTTCGCTTTGTCAACCTGATAGGGGAACATGGCTGGAGAGAGTAG
- a CDS encoding YqaA family protein, which translates to MAGESRMEMKEENKGQEGQELSSEKRKKPGLVRRLYDWMLSWADSRYGLHALVVISFAESSFFPIPPDVLLIALVLGASTRWYKFAFWCTLASVVGGLAGYGIGVFGWETIGRWIVEHLTHKPLVEVGGRLDIALPSYLITVMGDSLGGEYLFQVYDHWNAWIVFIFGLTPLPYKLVTITAGVARVNLPVFLIASVLSRALRFFLVAWVLSKWGDPARRFIDRYFNLLTIAFIVLLVGGFLVLKLVM; encoded by the coding sequence ATGGCTGGAGAGAGTAGGATGGAGATGAAGGAAGAAAATAAGGGACAGGAGGGGCAAGAACTCAGCTCTGAAAAGAGAAAAAAGCCCGGTCTGGTTCGCCGTCTGTATGACTGGATGCTGAGCTGGGCAGACAGTCGCTATGGGCTCCATGCTCTGGTTGTTATCTCGTTTGCCGAGTCCAGCTTTTTCCCCATCCCTCCTGATGTGTTGCTGATTGCCTTGGTGCTCGGGGCGAGTACTCGTTGGTATAAGTTTGCCTTTTGGTGTACCTTGGCCTCGGTGGTTGGTGGGCTGGCCGGTTATGGAATCGGGGTTTTCGGCTGGGAGACGATAGGTCGATGGATCGTCGAGCATCTCACGCATAAGCCTCTTGTGGAGGTTGGCGGTCGCCTGGATATCGCTTTGCCATCGTACCTTATTACTGTCATGGGTGACTCTTTGGGTGGCGAATACTTGTTTCAGGTCTATGATCATTGGAATGCCTGGATTGTTTTTATCTTCGGCCTGACACCGTTACCGTATAAACTGGTCACTATTACCGCTGGCGTGGCCCGAGTCAATCTGCCTGTCTTCTTGATTGCCTCCGTCCTTTCCCGGGCCTTACGCTTTTTCCTTGTGGCCTGGGTCCTCAGTAAGTGGGGAGATCCTGCTCGTCGTTTTATTGATCGCTATTTTAATCTGCTGACCATTGCCTTTATAGTTCTGTTGGTTGGTGGATTTTTGGTTTTAAAGCTGGTTATGTAG
- a CDS encoding Nif3-like dinuclear metal center hexameric protein: MPLFLFIVVKVQNILNILQGIAPLDLAQSWDNVGLLVGSPDGRVTSILLALDPATALIAEAEQCNAELIITHHPAIFHPLKSLRSDRPSEKFLHAAVQTGIHVIGCHTNLDAAYGGVNDVLAQLLNLQETVPLLPDGGECSGKKTGLGRIGVLTEPVSSESFLEQLSAVLSPPWLLEAGSRPEQVSRVAVCGGSCSDISATALAAGADVFITSEVKHDVARWAEEAGFWLIDGGHFATEYPAMEGLRQLLVERLEASAMAVQVQCARQEPPLRLAVGKSC, from the coding sequence GTGCCTCTTTTTCTTTTTATTGTGGTAAAAGTTCAGAATATCCTCAATATTCTTCAGGGAATCGCGCCTCTCGACCTTGCTCAGTCCTGGGATAATGTCGGTCTGCTTGTCGGTAGTCCTGACGGTCGGGTTACCTCGATTCTCCTTGCCTTGGATCCAGCCACGGCTCTGATTGCCGAGGCGGAGCAATGCAATGCCGAACTTATCATCACCCATCATCCTGCTATTTTTCATCCTTTGAAAAGTCTGCGTTCGGATCGTCCCTCGGAAAAATTTCTTCATGCCGCTGTGCAGACGGGGATACATGTCATCGGTTGCCATACCAATCTTGATGCCGCCTATGGCGGGGTGAACGATGTTTTAGCGCAGCTGCTTAACTTGCAAGAGACCGTCCCGTTGTTGCCGGACGGCGGGGAGTGCAGCGGGAAAAAGACTGGATTAGGCAGGATAGGGGTACTTACGGAACCGGTTTCATCGGAGAGCTTTCTGGAACAACTGTCTGCCGTGCTTTCTCCCCCTTGGTTGCTGGAAGCTGGGTCACGGCCTGAGCAGGTGAGCAGGGTCGCAGTCTGCGGCGGCTCTTGCTCGGATATTTCTGCGACAGCCTTGGCAGCCGGAGCTGATGTGTTTATCACCTCTGAGGTTAAGCATGATGTAGCTCGGTGGGCTGAAGAGGCTGGATTTTGGCTGATTGACGGCGGTCATTTTGCCACGGAATATCCGGCAATGGAAGGATTGCGACAATTGCTCGTTGAGAGGCTGGAAGCCTCTGCTATGGCGGTGCAGGTGCAGTGCGCACGGCAAGAGCCTCCACTGCGCTTGGCAGTAGGAAAGAGTTGCTGA
- a CDS encoding C4-type zinc ribbon domain-containing protein produces the protein MKEDISVLIALQKLDTELSGFDRKIEEKKQELVEREQAIADKEALAGQCREKAVELEQSRRDIKAGSEDAAERIKDRQSKMMQVQTSREHQALLKEIEEAKKTIKDSEEQQLQVMEQVEAEEAKAKELENLCTGEKKLLAEETGKVEKAIEKLNGRRLSVQDKRDKLAKKVSSSWVKRYDKLLKKRDGLAVVRVIDAVCQGCFMTIPPQKYNDICLGEQIFTCPTCQRTLYYLPPSDEDNA, from the coding sequence TTGAAAGAAGATATCAGCGTGCTTATAGCCCTGCAGAAACTTGATACGGAACTTTCTGGATTTGACCGGAAAATTGAGGAAAAAAAACAGGAGCTGGTAGAGCGCGAGCAGGCCATCGCCGACAAAGAGGCTCTTGCTGGGCAATGCCGGGAAAAAGCGGTGGAGCTGGAGCAGAGCCGACGTGATATCAAGGCGGGCAGCGAGGATGCGGCGGAACGAATTAAGGATCGCCAGAGTAAAATGATGCAGGTGCAGACCAGCCGGGAGCATCAGGCCTTGCTGAAAGAGATCGAAGAGGCGAAGAAAACGATCAAGGATTCGGAAGAACAGCAGCTTCAGGTGATGGAGCAGGTGGAGGCGGAAGAGGCCAAAGCAAAAGAGCTGGAGAATCTTTGCACTGGAGAAAAGAAGCTTCTTGCCGAGGAAACCGGCAAGGTTGAAAAGGCGATTGAGAAGCTGAACGGGCGGCGTTTGTCTGTGCAGGATAAACGCGATAAGCTTGCCAAAAAGGTCTCGTCCTCATGGGTAAAACGCTATGATAAATTACTCAAGAAACGTGATGGGCTTGCTGTTGTCCGGGTAATTGATGCTGTTTGTCAGGGTTGTTTTATGACCATCCCGCCCCAGAAGTATAATGATATTTGTTTGGGAGAGCAGATTTTCACCTGCCCGACCTGTCAGCGTACCCTGTATTATTTGCCACCGTCTGATGAAGACAATGCCTAA
- a CDS encoding ribonuclease HI family protein, with the protein MSKTCLDRTALAAALGEQLPDAIMAKLFPDYALAELRAVLCGAKKTAGPVTVTSSPAQQQSLFVEPTSGSGLACKLFTDGASRGNPGEAGAGSVLFGGDGQELAACSCYLGQCTNNVAEYKALIMGLQSVLELDCGKVEIYLDSQLIVRQIQGQYKVKHPALKPLFEKVKELLAQIDSWTVAHVPREQNKRADELANKGIDEKAA; encoded by the coding sequence ATGTCTAAAACGTGTTTGGACAGGACCGCTCTTGCAGCAGCTCTGGGGGAACAGTTGCCGGATGCAATTATGGCAAAGCTATTCCCGGACTATGCTCTTGCAGAGTTACGCGCTGTTTTATGCGGTGCAAAGAAGACAGCAGGCCCGGTTACGGTTACCTCTTCTCCTGCTCAGCAGCAGAGTCTGTTTGTCGAACCGACTTCTGGTTCAGGCCTTGCCTGCAAACTCTTCACAGACGGTGCCTCTCGGGGGAATCCCGGAGAAGCTGGGGCCGGAAGTGTTCTTTTCGGTGGCGACGGGCAGGAGCTTGCGGCCTGTTCGTGCTATCTCGGTCAATGCACCAATAATGTAGCGGAATACAAGGCCTTGATTATGGGGTTGCAATCTGTTCTTGAATTGGACTGTGGCAAGGTGGAAATCTATCTTGATTCGCAATTGATTGTTCGTCAGATTCAGGGGCAGTACAAGGTCAAACATCCGGCTCTGAAGCCCCTGTTTGAGAAGGTGAAAGAGCTGCTCGCTCAGATAGACAGCTGGACGGTTGCTCATGTGCCTCGGGAGCAGAATAAGCGGGCTGATGAGCTGGCCAATAAGGGGATTGACGAAAAAGCGGCGTAA
- the ispD gene encoding 2-C-methyl-D-erythritol 4-phosphate cytidylyltransferase, which translates to MNEHDIPPIIAAIIPAAGFGTRMGAAIPKQFLELAGEPVFVRTLRVFLAHPEIHIIVLVLPPEQLQSGKEQLLPFLTQEQQGKMLYTTGGEARQHSVQNGMKALPDSIERIFVHDGARPLVSAEIIDRCLAGVEEHGAVIAAVPVKDTLKEVEDGTEIIGTVDRSQLWHAQTPQAMDLHLLERAYEYAAATEFIGTDEASLLEHAGVSVSVVMGSEENIKITRPEDLRIAATLLRENQEGETAMRIGHGFDAHRLVEGRKLILGGVDIPYELGLAGHSDADVLVHALMDALLGALGAGDIGRHFPDTDEQYRDADSLTLLEQVMELVKAKKMRLVNADITVVCQQPKLAPHLATMQSNLAAVCGTTPELINIKATTTEEMGYTGRGEGITAHAVVLLTETV; encoded by the coding sequence ATGAACGAACACGATATTCCTCCTATCATCGCCGCCATCATCCCGGCAGCAGGTTTCGGCACCCGAATGGGAGCCGCCATCCCCAAGCAATTCCTCGAACTGGCCGGAGAGCCTGTTTTTGTGCGGACTCTTCGGGTTTTTCTGGCCCACCCGGAAATCCACATCATTGTGCTTGTTCTGCCGCCGGAACAGTTGCAATCCGGCAAAGAGCAGCTCCTTCCCTTCCTCACCCAAGAGCAGCAGGGGAAAATGCTGTACACCACTGGAGGGGAAGCCCGCCAGCACTCGGTGCAGAACGGTATGAAGGCCCTGCCTGACTCGATTGAGCGTATTTTTGTCCATGACGGGGCCCGGCCTTTGGTGAGTGCGGAGATTATTGATCGCTGTTTAGCAGGTGTTGAGGAACACGGAGCTGTGATCGCGGCTGTGCCGGTCAAGGATACCTTAAAAGAGGTTGAGGACGGCACAGAGATCATCGGAACTGTTGATCGCTCCCAGCTTTGGCATGCCCAGACCCCTCAGGCTATGGATCTGCACTTGTTGGAGCGGGCCTATGAGTATGCGGCAGCCACTGAATTTATCGGCACGGACGAGGCCTCTCTGCTGGAGCATGCCGGGGTTTCGGTGAGCGTGGTTATGGGCAGTGAAGAAAATATCAAGATTACCCGACCGGAGGATCTGCGGATTGCTGCCACTCTGCTCCGGGAAAATCAGGAAGGAGAGACAGCAATGCGGATAGGACACGGTTTTGATGCCCATCGGTTGGTGGAAGGACGCAAGCTTATTCTTGGTGGGGTGGACATTCCCTACGAGCTGGGTCTGGCTGGTCATTCGGATGCTGATGTTCTGGTTCATGCCCTGATGGATGCCCTGCTTGGGGCGCTCGGGGCCGGGGATATCGGACGGCATTTCCCGGATACCGATGAACAGTACCGGGATGCGGATAGCCTCACATTGCTGGAGCAGGTGATGGAGTTGGTCAAGGCCAAGAAGATGCGGTTGGTCAATGCGGATATCACGGTGGTTTGCCAACAGCCGAAGCTTGCTCCCCACTTGGCGACCATGCAAAGCAATCTTGCTGCTGTTTGCGGAACTACGCCGGAGTTGATCAATATCAAGGCCACCACCACTGAGGAGATGGGCTATACCGGACGGGGAGAGGGGATTACGGCCCATGCGGTGGTGCTGCTGACTGAGACGGTATGA